The DNA segment GCGAAGCCGTCGGATTGGCGTCGAGTTCGACCGTGCACGGCCATTTGGAACGCCTGGAAAAAAAAGGGTTGATTCGCCGCGATCCGACGAAACCGCGGGCGATTGAAATTACGGACGGCGACGATTCGGCATCGCATTACTCCTTCAATATCTCGCGCGTGCCGCTGGTCGGCAAAGTCACTGCCGGCGTCCCGATTACGGCCACGGAAAATATCGAGGATTACTTTCCGCTACCCAGCCATTTTGTCGGAGATCACGAAACGTTTATGCTGCTCGTCCAGGGCGACAGCATGATCGAGGCCGGGATTCACGACGGGGATTATGTGATCGTCCGCCAGCAGCAGACCGCGAACAACGGCGAAATCGTCGTGGCCATGACGGAAGAGAATGAAGCTACGGTCAAACGTTTTTATAAAGAAAAGACGCATTTTCGCCTGCAACCGGAAAATTCCGCAATGGAGCCGATCATTTTGCAAAATGTGACCATTTTGGGAAAAGTAATCGGCCTGTTCAGAGACCTGCATTAAGATAATAAAAGCGATTTTACCAATTGCAAAGGGGCAATTATGGCTAACGGTGAGAAATCCGTATCCGTCATACACAACCGTGTGTTTCAGGTTATCATGATGTCGGGAATCATGTTGCAAATTGGCATCTGGGTGCGCAATTTCGCCATTCTCTTGTATGTCACCGATAAAACCGACGGCAATGCGTTTGCCGTCTCCTTGATTTATCTCGCCGAATTTTTGCCGATATTTGTTTTTTCCTTTATCGGCGGCACTTTTGCCGATCGCTGGCGGCCCAAGCTGACGATCGTCTCGTGCGATTTTTTAAGCGCCTGTTCCGTGTTCGCGGTATTGCTCGCCCTCGTCTACGGTTCATGGAAAGCCGTATTTTTTGCCACGCTTATTTCCGCTATTTTGTCGCAGTTCTCGCAGCCTTCCGTCATGAAACTGTTCAAGCTGCATTTGCCGGACGAACAAA comes from the Bacilli bacterium genome and includes:
- the lexA gene encoding transcriptional repressor LexA gives rise to the protein MAKLSNRQTAILEFIKNNVREKGYPPSVREIGEAVGLASSSTVHGHLERLEKKGLIRRDPTKPRAIEITDGDDSASHYSFNISRVPLVGKVTAGVPITATENIEDYFPLPSHFVGDHETFMLLVQGDSMIEAGIHDGDYVIVRQQQTANNGEIVVAMTEENEATVKRFYKEKTHFRLQPENSAMEPIILQNVTILGKVIGLFRDLH